cccgcgtccctcgatgcacatccgtctaactctggacagctcggtagtagtcagatgtctcaaccgtcagggctcgagatcgccccacataaaccaggtgctattacccattttccccctggcggacaggaagaaatggcacttatctgcagttcacctacaaggattccgcaatgtgacggcggacgctctatcatggACAAGCctcatagagtcggaatggtccctagacgcaagatcattctccttcatctctcgtcaagtcaaGGAAccacagatcgacctcttcgcgacgagtgacaacaagcaacttcctcccTTACGAaaaccccaaagcggaagcagtggacgccatgtccctggactggaacatatggtccaagatttacctgttccttccacccaaccttctgctgaaagtcctctccaaactgagaaccttcaaagggacagcagccctagtggctcccaagtggccctggagcaactggttccccctagtcctggagctacagcccaagctgatccccctgccggacccagttctctcccaacaggtgcagaagttgactgtcttcgcttcatcaaagaaagtcaaggatcttcatctcatgattttctctccctagccgtgaagaaaaggtttgggatctcaaagaaaagtttggacttcctggaggaatacaaaacaaagtctaccagaaggcaatatgaatcatcctggaagaagtgggtatccttcatcAAGgcgaaaaaccctacggaaatctctatagatttctgcatgtccttctttattcaccttcatggacaaggcttagcagccaatacgatttccacctgcaaatcggccttgactagaccgcttctgtacgccttccaaatagatttatccagcgaaatcttcaataaactctcgaaggcgtgtgctagactccgtccagcacctccaccgagacccatcacctggtccctggataaggtgctccattttgcctctgaaaaacttgactcaaaaagtgatcttcttttttgctctcgcctcaggagcccgagtcagtgaaatagtggcattatcaagagaaaagggccagatacagttcgccgacacaggggaacttaccctcttccccgaccccacgtttcttgCTAAAAATGGACTTCCCACCAAaggatggggcccttggagaatctgccacctgaaggaagatgtctctctatgcccagtggagagccttaaggtctatcttcaaagaacttcagactttggcggaggacaactctttaaaggagaaacttcaggtagtgacctgtcactaaaacaactaagagtgaaaatcacctactttattcgcagagcggattctgacagtacacctgcaggtcatgatcctaggaaagtcgcttcttccctgaactttttccaaggaatggattttgagagcctccaatccttcacaggctggaggtcacctagagtattcttcaaacactatgcgaagcaggtgcacgaaataaaacgatttgtggtagcagcaggtagtgtgatgaaaccgtccgcttagtgctgcgtagaacagtgagttttttcgggactttaactcaaacgggtgcctgtgttgacccttgtgcgatacatagtgatttcaaaggaCACTTAgagtcactaatagactgttcttcatcaaggtgaagtgacatcgattcttacacgtgtgccacatgttcttggacatgaagtgtataatgattttaaagactggcgttcctcagggaacttgtgcttaaaggcaaaatatttccctttcagattccacatcaccgtcttactgaaaatctatgtttattatctaatattattattgtacataattttccataattccatgcaattttcaaataaaataattattttatttaccatacgcgtcttattttgctcctatctttcatatgaaaataaattgctgttattgttttatttgctcctatttctatggttatttataattaatatacatactgcctaatatacactcacctaatggtataaatttgttcctacacaaatatttaaccttcccatctgtcttcgagaccggcacgatctcttcacccaggtgagtctatcttcgccaggttacttcgagatgttcctcttgtccaattaggacttccctgccaggggggggggggggcttgaagccaggtcattgtaatgccactggtagtgacatttaacggagatgtcacggtctcttcagTCACCAGACTACAGGAATAttagtcgaagtagaaggcacttaaaatggggaaaaatccacgatacattaattctctggtacacttccatcaggacgacatggcttgagcccaaaaaacggattttgacctaagcgaaaaatctatttttgggtgagatggccatgtcgtcctgatggacccgcccgactgttccagttcagcctgccaggcccctccctgctatactgtatcgcggaggccggtagaaagctggacttcggaatgaggacggacgtgacgtcacacagtatggcggacagctatggccgccatttgtttatgttgcgagtaccgtaacagtaacgaaggagggtaactttggagcggcccctcagttatctcgccacctttcccctcgaagcgtaaacgctatgtggggtgcagatagccatgtggcgtgttaatggatgcgtcccctgttgatatacgatatcctagagggaaacctttagggtactcgcaccagaagttagaattctgtgaaacctttagtttaattctctgggaatatctactgtagtcatatataccctaaggaagctactaaagaaaccttccatcaggacgacatggccatctcacccaaaaatagattttgagcgaattccgtttttcgcttcgctcaaaagccGTTTAGTGAGAAAGTAGGAGATAAAGTGCAAAATATTCATTCTCCTAACAAGGACGTTAAATTGGAATAAATAGTCTCCTGAGAGGAAGTTGCTATAggctcaaagggggggggggattgagggGCGTATGCCCTTGGACGGAACCGTCGttcctatatctccgcagagaaatcgTGTAAACGTAATAGTCTAAGCAATCgacgcatcgattaatgagcaagaggCTATAGCAACACAAGGACTATAATATAGGTTGATAAGCTCCCTTTAGGAAGAGCCCAGATAGGAAACTAGCCTATAGCATTATCAaccatctatccaatccacaccctcaaacgGAAATGGTCAAATTGATAGAAAAACAATAACCATTTGTAGTGGTTATTTCCATGCCGGGACCTGGAAGACCTTTCGTAAGAGGGATTCCCATgcccagcatacataaagaagcctcaaaagtggaAACAGTAAGGCCTTTATGGTGATCTGTAGTTGATTACAactacagtcagtagagaacccacTTTAaattagatcagtggttcccaaactatcttacctggcgccccctttttgcttccagtagacccgtatgcccccactcctctcttttttttatatgaaatgattcttacatttatttcttagcattgtacaggaaaagatttctgtttgtattacattttaataatgaaagccactcaaacaaataatagacattccagtaactaaaaacgaaacatttggttcaaagtgagcgaaaaaaaaagtttgaacatttgcaaattggcaaaattgagttgcaattttaagaatagataatttgaaaacatggcatataatatttggaaatacttatgagactaaggcacaatttttggtcaaatttagtgagatggatgctgctgcttcttcctcataagatcagaaattctaggattgaaggatGACAGCGCACAACGCAAATCATTTTCTGCATCAAGTCGGTTGCACTGTTTTGTTTTCAGAACAACAAGAGCTGAAAATCCTGTTTcacaaagataagtagaagaaaagggaagaatcacACGAAGTGCTTCTTCACCTACTTTTGGGTACATGGGGAGATATTTCACCCAAAACTCTTCTAACTTCATTGTTTCAAAGTCCCTTTTCGCACTCGAGTCATATTTCAAATCGATGGCTTCCTCTTGCAGTGATTCCAGTAGCAACTCCACATCAGTGTTAAATGGATTCTGCACCAATGTCCTAAGAGAATTCTCCATTGAGACATCTGGAAAATATTGTATAAATTCCTCAGCAAGGGAATCCAGATGTGATAAAACCTCTTTTGTAACGTCATACTGCTCAATTTTTTTCTTCTCAGACAAGAGCTTATTCAGATGTGAGAACGATGAAAAGTTCCCaacttgtaattttcttttacaaaGATGAATTTTTTTTGGTGAAAGCTCTGATTACACCAGAGTGTGCAATGATGTTTGTGTTTCTTCCTTATAACTTCAAATTGAGGTTGTTGATAGCCTCGAAAAAGTCCACAAGGTATGCTAGTGAGAGCTGAAAGTCTTTTTGCTTCTGCAAGAAAATTTCCACTTCATCCTTGAGCTCGTAAAGACGACTCGGCATGTTTCCCTTGGAAAGCCAGCGGACTTCGGTGTGAAACAGAAGAGTCTTGTAATCAGTGCCCAGATCTGAGCAAAGAGCTATGAAACGCCTAGAATTCAAAGAGCTATTCTTTACAAAATTCACCACTTTTATTGCCAAATTCAGTGAACTGCATAGATTACCTGGCAGAGTTTTGCTTGCTAATGATTGTCTGTGGATAACACAGTGAGTCCCAGTTACagcaggatttttttcttttaccagtTTCACAAATCCAGAGCGAGATCCAATCATTGCTGGGGTACCATCACTACAAACACCGACTAATTTTTCCCATGAAAGACCGTACTCATGGAAAAACTCATGCACCTTTGAAAAAACATTGATGGCCTTTGCTGTTGTCTCCAGTGCTGCTGAGAAAAGAATTTCTTCTTTCACAGTTCCTTCATCCACGAATCGAGAATAAACAAGCAGCTGGCAGAGGTGAGCAACATCAGCATCAGTACTTTCATCGCACTGTATTGCAAAGAAGCGAGATGCTTTTATTTTGTCCAAAAGTTAATCTTTTATGTCTTCTGAAAGTTCATCAATGCAACGTTTCACTGTGTTATCCGATAAGGAAATCTTTGATAACTTTCTTTGGCTTTCTTTCCCAAGCACAGTATTTGCAGCTCTCAAAAGGCAGGGCTTTACAAGAGTCTTCCCCACAGAGTGAGGCTACTTTGCTTTTGCAATAAGTAGTGACAGCTCGTAAGATGCTTCCACTAGTTTCCATGTTTCTTGAGGAAAAACACTGCTTGAGTCCAGCTTCATATGATTCAACTCATGCAGTTTGGCTGTGAAGAACTCCTTTGGCTTTTCTTTTAATGCTTTGTGGTTTGTGCTCAAATGTCGCTCCAGACGACCAGGTC
The nucleotide sequence above comes from Palaemon carinicauda isolate YSFRI2023 chromosome 2, ASM3689809v2, whole genome shotgun sequence. Encoded proteins:
- the LOC137619574 gene encoding zinc finger BED domain-containing protein 5-like; its protein translation is MENSLRTLVQNPFNTDVELLLESLQEEAIDLKYDSSAKRDFETMKLEEFWVKYLPMYPKVGEEALRVILPFSSTYLCETGFSALVVLKTKQCNRLDAENDLRCALSSFNPRISDLMRKKQQHPSH